A region of Pasteurellaceae bacterium Orientalotternb1 DNA encodes the following proteins:
- a CDS encoding adhesin — translation MLDENSFSSVIRFEQAVKVKDYERACSELLGILAKIDSNFGGFQDIECDFPPQLANLEHDKAVHFCTRVATAITQLFVDPDFMISDVGTLRFLAFQRWIGLIFASSPYVNADHILQTYNRNTERESTSEIFLEDNRAYLNKFCILYLPESNITLNLDALWDIDPELCVSLCFALQSPRVLHTEQAYSKRAAILQWLPEKLRQIPSLNNLPTNIAHDVYMHCSYDVAPNKHLVKKALNDVIRRHLLSLGWVDRDVQKMGNQNGKPVMVVLLEHFHSSHTIYRAYSTSLTAAKAFFHIIGLSGSDIDQTGREVFNEFYLLEGNHIVERLDQIKAICERNGAAIFYMPSIGMDITSICASNARFAPIQVIGLGHPATTNSDFIDYAIVEDDYVGLEQCFSESLLRLPTNALPYVPLSSQFASTVSSVRDKPDVVNIGIALTTMQLNPYFLEACKAIYERANVEIRFHFICTQSIGITHPYVERFIDSYLGDAAVSYPYMPYEQYQHILNYCDMVLYPFPFSSVSGGIEMATFGLVGVCKTGDEVHEHLNQGLFKRLGLPEWLVAENVEQYVERAVRLAENHQERIALRHQIYDSNVRQTLFNGDPAQMGQMLLQKLAEWTEQNHIEFAFSVPAKKKAARKTAKVSAKKAEDKVAVKPAKKSVTKAKSELKKAETKKATTKKKASPLKEAAEQLKKKEKK, via the coding sequence ATGTTAGATGAGAATAGTTTTTCAAGTGTGATTCGCTTTGAACAAGCAGTTAAGGTAAAAGATTATGAACGGGCTTGTTCTGAATTACTCGGGATTCTTGCGAAAATTGACAGTAATTTCGGTGGCTTTCAAGATATTGAATGCGATTTTCCACCACAGTTGGCGAATCTAGAACACGATAAAGCGGTTCATTTTTGTACTAGAGTCGCCACGGCAATTACTCAGCTATTTGTTGATCCTGATTTTATGATTTCAGATGTGGGAACATTGCGTTTTCTCGCTTTCCAGCGTTGGATTGGTTTGATTTTTGCAAGTTCACCGTATGTGAATGCGGATCATATATTGCAGACTTATAACCGTAATACAGAGAGAGAAAGCACATCTGAAATTTTCTTAGAAGATAATCGTGCTTATTTAAATAAATTTTGTATTCTCTATTTGCCTGAATCTAACATTACACTGAATTTGGATGCACTTTGGGATATTGATCCAGAATTGTGTGTCTCTCTTTGTTTTGCGTTGCAGTCGCCACGTGTACTGCATACTGAGCAAGCCTACTCTAAACGAGCGGCTATTTTACAGTGGTTGCCAGAGAAATTACGGCAGATCCCGTCGTTAAATAACCTGCCTACTAACATCGCTCACGATGTTTATATGCATTGTAGTTATGATGTTGCACCGAATAAACATTTGGTTAAGAAAGCGTTGAATGATGTTATTCGTCGCCATTTGCTCTCGTTAGGATGGGTAGATCGTGATGTGCAAAAAATGGGTAATCAAAATGGTAAGCCTGTTATGGTGGTGCTATTAGAACATTTCCATTCATCGCATACCATTTATCGTGCTTACTCAACATCACTTACTGCCGCTAAAGCATTTTTCCATATTATCGGATTAAGCGGCAGTGATATTGATCAAACTGGTAGAGAAGTCTTTAATGAATTCTATTTATTAGAAGGCAATCATATTGTTGAGCGACTTGATCAAATTAAAGCGATCTGTGAGCGTAACGGTGCGGCTATTTTCTATATGCCAAGCATTGGTATGGATATTACTTCAATTTGTGCAAGTAATGCCCGTTTTGCCCCAATACAAGTCATTGGATTAGGGCATCCAGCCACGACGAATTCAGACTTTATTGATTATGCGATAGTGGAAGACGACTACGTTGGTTTAGAGCAATGTTTTAGTGAATCATTGCTCCGTTTACCAACAAATGCACTGCCTTATGTGCCATTATCATCTCAATTCGCTTCAACAGTATCGTCTGTGCGTGACAAGCCTGATGTGGTGAATATTGGTATTGCGTTGACCACGATGCAATTAAATCCTTACTTCTTGGAAGCCTGTAAAGCGATTTATGAGCGTGCGAATGTGGAAATTCGGTTCCATTTTATCTGCACTCAATCAATTGGCATTACTCATCCTTATGTTGAACGTTTCATCGACAGTTATTTAGGCGATGCTGCGGTCTCTTATCCATATATGCCATACGAACAATATCAGCATATCTTAAACTATTGTGATATGGTGCTTTATCCGTTCCCATTTAGCAGTGTGAGTGGGGGGATAGAGATGGCAACATTTGGGCTTGTTGGTGTTTGTAAAACGGGCGATGAAGTACATGAACATCTTAATCAAGGCCTATTTAAACGTCTTGGCTTGCCTGAATGGTTGGTGGCAGAAAACGTGGAGCAGTACGTTGAGCGAGCAGTTCGTTTGGCAGAAAATCATCAAGAGCGTATTGCCCTACGTCATCAGATTTATGATAGTAACGTGCGACAAACTTTATTTAATGGAGATCCTGCCCAAATGGGGCAAATGTTGCTGCAAAAATTGGCTGAATGGACTGAGCAAAATCATATTGAGTTTGCATTTAGCGTTCCTGCGAAGAAAAAGGCTGCTCGAAAAACAGCAAAAGTTTCAGCGAAAAAGGCAGAAGATAAAGTTGCAGTGAAACCAGCGAAAAAGTCGGTAACGAAAGCCAAATCTGAGCTTAAAAAAGCAGAAACTAAAAAAGCGACCACAAAGAAAAAAGCTTCTCCACTGAAAGAAGCCGCAGAGCAGTTAAAGAAAAAAGAGAAGAAATAG
- the rimO gene encoding ribosomal protein S12 methylthiotransferase (catalyzes the methylthiolation of an aspartic acid residue of the S12 protein of the 30S ribosomal subunit) codes for MNSTPNIGFISLGCPKNLVDSERILTELRADGYNIIPSYEGADLVIVNTCGFIDSAVQESLESIGEALENNGKVIVTGCLGAKENQIREVHPQVLEITGPHSYEAVMTHVHKYVPKPEYNPYVNLVPKQGVKLTPKHYAYLKISEGCDHRCTFCIIPSMRGDLDSRSIVQVLDEAKRLVEAGVKEILVVSQDTSAYGLDKKKENATKTVFWNGMPIKNDLITLCEQLGSLGAWVRLHYVYPYPHVDNLIPLMASGKILPYLDIPLQHASPKILKAMKRPGSIDRTLERIKKWREICPELTLRSTFIVGFPGETEEDFQMLLDFLQEAQLDRVGCFKFSPVDGAVATDMPDQVPEEVKEERFHRFMQLQQQISANRLQQKIGKTLPVIIDEIDDEGIIGRSMADAPEIDGMVYIDNLSEKAVKVGQIIEVTITNADEYDLWGTC; via the coding sequence ATGAATTCAACGCCAAATATTGGTTTTATCAGTTTAGGCTGCCCGAAAAACCTGGTGGATTCCGAGCGAATTTTAACGGAATTGCGTGCCGATGGTTACAACATAATCCCAAGCTATGAAGGGGCGGATTTGGTGATTGTCAACACTTGCGGATTTATCGACAGTGCGGTGCAAGAATCGCTAGAGTCTATCGGTGAAGCCTTGGAAAACAATGGCAAAGTGATCGTAACTGGCTGTCTTGGGGCGAAGGAGAACCAAATTCGTGAAGTGCATCCGCAAGTGTTGGAAATCACTGGACCGCACAGCTACGAAGCGGTGATGACCCACGTTCATAAATATGTACCGAAGCCTGAATACAACCCTTATGTGAATTTAGTGCCAAAACAGGGGGTGAAACTCACCCCGAAACATTACGCCTATTTGAAAATTTCCGAAGGCTGCGATCACCGTTGTACCTTCTGCATTATTCCGTCTATGCGTGGCGATTTAGATAGCCGTTCGATTGTGCAAGTACTAGACGAAGCAAAACGCCTTGTGGAAGCAGGCGTGAAAGAAATTTTGGTGGTGTCGCAAGATACATCCGCTTATGGCTTAGATAAGAAAAAAGAAAATGCCACTAAAACGGTGTTCTGGAACGGAATGCCGATTAAAAATGATTTGATTACTCTTTGCGAACAGCTTGGCTCCCTCGGGGCTTGGGTGCGTTTGCATTATGTATATCCGTATCCGCACGTGGATAACCTCATTCCATTGATGGCAAGCGGTAAAATTTTGCCGTATTTGGACATTCCACTCCAACACGCCAGCCCGAAAATCTTAAAAGCGATGAAACGTCCAGGTTCGATTGACCGTACGTTAGAACGGATTAAAAAATGGCGTGAAATTTGCCCTGAATTGACCTTGCGTTCAACTTTCATTGTTGGTTTCCCAGGCGAAACGGAAGAAGATTTCCAAATGTTGCTTGATTTTTTACAAGAAGCACAGCTCGATCGTGTTGGCTGCTTTAAATTCAGCCCTGTGGACGGTGCGGTAGCGACAGATATGCCTGACCAAGTGCCAGAAGAAGTGAAAGAAGAGCGTTTCCACCGCTTTATGCAGCTGCAACAGCAAATTTCAGCGAACCGCTTGCAACAAAAAATCGGTAAAACCTTGCCAGTAATTATTGATGAAATTGACGACGAAGGCATTATCGGTCGCTCAATGGCGGATGCCCCTGAAATTGATGGTATGGTGTATATCGATAATTTGTCAGAAAAAGCGGTGAAAGTCGGTCAAATTATCGAGGTCACAATCACAAACGCAGATGAATATGATCTGTGGGGGACGTGTTAG
- a CDS encoding 5'-methylthioadenosine/S-adenosylhomocysteine nucleosidase, giving the protein MKIGIIGAMAQEVDILRSYMQEPKTTEIAGCTIYEGKINNTNVALLQSGIGKTAAAIGTTLLLQLTKPDMVINTGSAGGLDSNLNVGDIVISTEVRYHDVDVTAFGYEKGQLPANPAAFLPDAQLVELATKESQRAGLNAVSGLICSGDLFVNGADAINKIRTDFPTVAAVEMEAASIAQVCHAFGVPFVVIRAISDVADKASHLSFDEFLPLAAEKSSTVVLAVLNCLD; this is encoded by the coding sequence ATGAAAATTGGCATTATTGGTGCAATGGCACAGGAAGTCGACATTTTACGCAGTTATATGCAAGAGCCAAAAACCACTGAAATTGCAGGCTGCACGATTTACGAAGGCAAAATTAATAATACTAATGTAGCGTTATTACAGTCAGGCATTGGCAAAACAGCAGCCGCAATCGGCACAACCTTATTATTACAATTAACCAAGCCCGATATGGTAATCAACACAGGATCGGCAGGTGGATTAGATTCAAATTTAAATGTGGGTGATATTGTGATCTCAACGGAAGTACGTTATCACGATGTTGATGTTACTGCCTTTGGCTATGAAAAAGGGCAACTACCAGCCAACCCTGCGGCATTCTTACCCGATGCACAGCTGGTTGAACTTGCCACCAAAGAGAGCCAACGAGCGGGGCTGAATGCCGTTTCAGGTTTGATTTGCAGTGGTGATCTATTTGTGAACGGAGCGGATGCAATCAATAAAATCCGTACCGATTTCCCAACGGTGGCGGCGGTGGAAATGGAAGCCGCATCGATTGCCCAAGTTTGCCACGCCTTTGGCGTACCATTTGTAGTGATTCGGGCGATTTCAGATGTCGCAGATAAAGCGTCCCACCTTTCTTTCGATGAATTTTTACCGCTTGCGGCAGAAAAATCGTCCACCGTTGTACTCGCAGTATTGAACTGCTTAGATTAA
- a CDS encoding thiol disulfide oxidoreductase, with the protein MIGLGKIMRKLLLLLSLLVFALPTNADDKRSDPPKNLQKEPLFKDGQGYYSYKKPLDIALPEGKVLIQYFYRYGCEVCLSGDDYLKLYAERNRDKVVLVRSPAFEKWSEFTARMNATFIEFGRPDLSDKYLFDSASRKKEQSLVENNEAIQRWLAQNGVNIDQFYHTFSSAAVKKRVEQDLSLYQQYSPPINPIAILNGKYILIHNTLYNDDYTYAVLDFLVEKLQQEQQESK; encoded by the coding sequence ATGATAGGGTTAGGAAAAATAATGAGGAAATTGTTGCTTTTATTGAGCTTGTTGGTATTTGCTTTGCCAACAAATGCTGATGACAAGCGGTCAGATCCGCCGAAAAATTTGCAAAAGGAACCGCTTTTTAAAGATGGCCAAGGTTACTATTCTTATAAAAAGCCGTTAGATATTGCGTTACCAGAAGGCAAAGTCTTAATTCAATATTTTTATCGTTATGGCTGTGAAGTATGTTTGAGCGGCGATGATTACTTGAAATTATATGCGGAACGGAATCGTGACAAAGTGGTGTTGGTGCGTTCGCCTGCGTTTGAGAAATGGAGTGAATTTACGGCACGAATGAACGCTACTTTCATTGAGTTTGGTCGCCCTGACTTGAGCGATAAATATTTATTTGATAGTGCGAGCCGTAAAAAAGAACAAAGTTTGGTGGAAAATAATGAAGCAATTCAACGTTGGTTAGCACAAAATGGCGTCAATATTGATCAGTTTTATCATACGTTTTCTTCAGCGGCGGTGAAAAAGCGAGTAGAGCAAGATCTGTCACTCTATCAACAATACTCTCCGCCAATTAACCCAATTGCAATATTAAATGGAAAGTATATTTTAATTCACAATACCCTGTATAACGATGACTATACTTATGCAGTGTTAGATTTTTTAGTCGAAAAATTACAACAAGAGCAACAGGAGAGCAAATAA
- a CDS encoding SlyX protein has protein sequence MLTNFDPLLARLAELETKVAFQEQTIDELNQALIDQQFTLDKMQHQLRHLAEKLHGVQGSNIASRAEETPPPHY, from the coding sequence ATGTTGACAAATTTTGACCCACTCCTTGCCCGTTTAGCCGAGTTAGAGACAAAAGTGGCTTTCCAAGAACAAACGATTGACGAACTTAATCAAGCATTGATTGACCAACAGTTTACGTTGGATAAAATGCAACATCAGTTGCGTCATTTAGCGGAAAAGCTACACGGTGTGCAAGGCAGTAATATTGCTAGTCGAGCAGAAGAAACGCCTCCACCGCATTATTAA
- a CDS encoding peptidylprolyl isomerase has product MLKAKLSALAVITSVLFVSQTAIADKADPKFVDESSYAVGVLMGKNIQDVIKSQKELFTYDQDRILAGVQDTLKKTGKLTEEDLKKQLEALDKYLVEQEAKIQAEKTKATTEAGDKFRADYEKKAGVKKTASGLLYKIEKAGEGDSPKAEDTVKVHYKGTLTDGTVFDSSYDRKEPIEFQLNQLIPGWIEAIPMLKKGGKMEIVLPPQLGYGDRPAGKIPANSTLVFEIELLDFKATK; this is encoded by the coding sequence ATGTTAAAAGCGAAACTTTCTGCCCTTGCGGTTATCACAAGTGTTCTTTTTGTTTCTCAAACCGCAATCGCTGATAAAGCCGACCCTAAATTCGTTGATGAGTCGTCCTATGCTGTTGGTGTCTTGATGGGGAAAAACATCCAAGATGTAATCAAATCACAAAAAGAGTTATTCACCTACGATCAAGACCGCATCTTAGCTGGCGTTCAGGATACCCTTAAAAAAACAGGTAAACTGACCGAAGAGGATCTGAAAAAACAGCTCGAAGCCCTTGATAAATATCTCGTGGAGCAAGAAGCAAAAATCCAAGCAGAAAAAACCAAAGCCACCACCGAAGCAGGCGATAAATTCCGTGCTGACTATGAGAAAAAAGCGGGCGTGAAAAAAACCGCATCTGGCTTGCTGTACAAAATTGAAAAAGCAGGCGAAGGCGACTCACCAAAAGCAGAAGACACCGTGAAAGTACACTACAAAGGCACACTGACGGACGGCACGGTTTTCGACAGCTCTTACGATCGTAAAGAACCGATTGAGTTCCAGTTAAATCAGTTAATCCCAGGTTGGATTGAAGCGATTCCGATGTTGAAAAAAGGCGGTAAAATGGAAATCGTTCTCCCACCGCAACTCGGCTACGGCGATCGCCCAGCAGGCAAAATCCCAGCAAATTCAACTTTAGTATTTGAAATTGAATTGTTGGATTTTAAAGCAACGAAGTAG
- a CDS encoding tRNA 2-thiouridine(34) synthase TusD, with product MNYVLAIKGEVYGSQAAYLAYQVAEELLANCHTISQIFFFQNGVSNANRLVEPASDEVNLVEKWQKLAEIHSLPLHLCISAAQRRGVTEQNLAKGFILAGLGEFTQAALTADRLLTF from the coding sequence ATGAACTATGTGTTAGCCATTAAAGGGGAAGTGTACGGTTCGCAAGCGGCTTATTTAGCTTATCAAGTGGCAGAAGAACTGCTTGCCAATTGCCATACAATTAGCCAGATTTTCTTTTTCCAAAATGGCGTAAGTAATGCCAACCGCTTAGTTGAACCTGCCAGTGACGAAGTCAATTTAGTGGAAAAATGGCAGAAATTAGCTGAAATACATTCACTGCCCCTACACTTGTGTATTTCAGCAGCCCAACGCCGTGGTGTTACGGAACAAAACCTCGCTAAAGGGTTCATACTTGCAGGTTTAGGGGAATTTACCCAAGCCGCACTCACCGCTGACAGACTGTTGACTTTCTAA
- a CDS encoding tRNA 2-thiouridine(34) synthase TusC, producing MKKYQLTILFTQPPYGTSTSREGLDALLSASAFIDESRIAICFLHDGVFNLLANQQPELILQKDHISTFKLIELYELTECFICQESVQKRRLAEQDWLLSTAKFVSYSQIFDVLTRSEKVLTF from the coding sequence ATGAAAAAATATCAACTTACTATTTTATTCACCCAGCCCCCCTATGGGACATCCACCAGCCGAGAAGGGCTAGATGCTCTGCTTTCAGCAAGTGCATTCATTGACGAAAGCCGAATCGCTATCTGCTTTTTACACGACGGCGTGTTCAATTTACTGGCAAATCAACAGCCAGAACTGATTCTGCAAAAAGACCATATTTCGACCTTCAAATTGATCGAACTATATGAATTAACGGAATGTTTCATCTGCCAAGAAAGCGTACAAAAACGCAGACTTGCAGAACAAGACTGGCTGCTGAGTACTGCCAAATTTGTCTCATACTCACAAATTTTTGATGTGCTTACACGCTCAGAAAAGGTTCTCACTTTTTAA
- a CDS encoding ribokinase — protein sequence MNNKLCVLGSINVDHVIRVPYFPKAGETLTGYGYQIAYGGKGANQAVAAARLGADVAFIGTIGDDQIGQAMKSAFEQDGINTTVIEAIPHQSTGLAMIQVSDQGENSIVISAGANADLTPALVEKHRTAIEQADTLLMQLESPLDTVEFAARLAKQTGTKVVLNPAPAQPLPPSLLSLVDIITPNETEAEILTGVKITDELTANQAAQHFHQLGIETVLITLGSKGVYASQNGVGEIIAGFCVQAVDTTAAGDTFNAGVVTGLLEGKTLADAIRFAHAAAALSVTRIGAQTAIPTRQEVDGFLASH from the coding sequence ATGAACAACAAACTCTGCGTATTGGGCAGTATCAATGTCGATCACGTGATCCGTGTTCCCTATTTTCCCAAAGCAGGCGAAACGCTAACGGGCTACGGCTACCAAATCGCCTACGGTGGCAAAGGGGCGAATCAAGCAGTGGCGGCGGCTCGTTTGGGGGCGGACGTTGCCTTTATCGGCACGATTGGCGATGACCAAATTGGGCAAGCGATGAAATCTGCCTTTGAGCAAGACGGCATCAACACCACCGTCATTGAAGCCATTCCCCACCAAAGCACGGGGCTGGCGATGATCCAAGTTTCCGACCAAGGTGAAAATAGCATCGTAATTTCCGCAGGGGCGAACGCTGATCTCACCCCCGCCTTAGTGGAAAAACATCGCACTGCGATTGAACAGGCGGATACCTTGCTGATGCAGTTAGAAAGCCCGTTGGACACGGTGGAATTCGCCGCACGGCTGGCTAAACAAACGGGCACGAAAGTCGTACTCAACCCCGCCCCTGCTCAACCTCTACCGCCAAGTTTACTCTCGTTGGTGGACATCATTACCCCAAATGAAACGGAAGCCGAAATTTTAACGGGGGTAAAAATTACCGATGAACTGACCGCTAACCAAGCCGCCCAACATTTCCACCAGCTCGGCATTGAAACGGTGCTGATTACCCTTGGCTCAAAAGGGGTTTATGCGAGCCAAAATGGCGTTGGTGAGATTATCGCAGGCTTCTGTGTGCAAGCGGTGGATACCACGGCCGCAGGCGACACCTTCAACGCAGGTGTCGTAACGGGCTTGCTAGAAGGCAAAACACTAGCTGATGCTATCCGCTTTGCCCATGCAGCCGCTGCTCTCTCCGTCACCCGAATTGGAGCCCAAACCGCCATTCCTACTCGTCAAGAAGTAGATGGGTTTTTGGCTTCACACTAA
- a CDS encoding D-ribose ABC transporter substrate-binding protein RbsB produces the protein MKKLTSLAIALGLAFSSSAMAKETIALAISTLDNPFFVTLKEGAEKKAKELGYELVVLDSQNDPAKELANVEDVTVRGAKVLLINPTDSQAVGNAVAMANKKNIPVITLDRGASKGSVVSHIASDNVAGGKMAGDFIAEKVGKNAKVIQLEGIAGTSAARERGEGFKQAVAANQFELLASQPADFDRTKGLNVMENLLASHGSAKAVFAQNDEMALGALRAIKAAGKDIIVVGFDGTDDAVKAVQGGKLAATIAQQPEKIGELGVETAAKVLKGEKVEAQIPVPLKVISK, from the coding sequence ATGAAAAAATTAACTTCACTTGCTATCGCATTAGGTTTGGCATTCAGTAGCTCGGCAATGGCAAAAGAGACCATCGCTTTGGCAATTTCTACCTTAGATAACCCTTTCTTCGTGACCTTAAAAGAAGGGGCAGAGAAAAAAGCCAAAGAGTTAGGCTATGAATTGGTGGTGTTAGATTCGCAAAACGACCCTGCCAAAGAGCTGGCGAATGTCGAAGATGTTACGGTGCGTGGGGCGAAAGTCTTGCTCATCAACCCAACGGATTCCCAAGCGGTGGGAAATGCTGTGGCGATGGCGAATAAGAAAAATATCCCCGTGATCACCTTAGACCGTGGGGCGAGCAAAGGCTCGGTGGTGAGCCACATCGCTTCCGACAACGTGGCGGGCGGTAAAATGGCGGGGGATTTCATCGCTGAAAAAGTGGGCAAAAATGCCAAAGTGATCCAACTTGAAGGCATTGCAGGCACATCTGCGGCCCGTGAGCGTGGCGAAGGCTTCAAACAAGCGGTCGCTGCGAACCAATTTGAACTGCTCGCCAGCCAGCCTGCGGATTTCGACCGCACCAAAGGCTTAAACGTGATGGAAAACTTACTCGCTAGCCACGGTTCTGCCAAAGCGGTGTTTGCTCAAAACGATGAAATGGCGTTAGGGGCATTGCGTGCGATTAAGGCAGCTGGCAAAGACATTATTGTCGTTGGCTTTGACGGCACAGACGATGCAGTAAAAGCGGTACAAGGCGGAAAACTGGCAGCGACTATCGCTCAACAGCCTGAAAAAATCGGTGAACTCGGCGTGGAAACCGCCGCGAAAGTGCTAAAAGGCGAAAAAGTGGAAGCTCAAATCCCAGTGCCGTTGAAAGTGATTTCAAAATAA
- a CDS encoding ribose ABC transporter permease, which produces MNKPFNLTKFLIEQRSIIALLTLITVVSFLNPNFFSADNLLNILRQTSVNAIIAIGMTFVILIAGIDLSVGSVLALTGAVAATLIGMDMSIYLVIPSVLIFGGVIGLLNGSLVAFGKVQAFMATLITMLLLRGVTMIYMGGRPISTGFSDNADVFAEIGSGVLFGIPVPVWLMFILFALGWFVLTQTRIGRYIYALGGNESATALSGINVNKVKLFVFAVSGVLAALAGLIVTSRLGSAQPTAGTGYELDAIAAVVVGGTSLMGGKGRIIGTLIGALIIGFLSNALNLLDIDSYYQLVAKALVILAAVVLDNFIGRKKA; this is translated from the coding sequence ATGAACAAACCATTCAACCTGACGAAATTTTTAATTGAGCAACGTTCGATTATTGCATTATTGACACTGATTACCGTGGTCTCTTTTTTAAACCCGAACTTTTTCAGTGCGGATAATTTGTTGAACATTCTTCGCCAAACGTCCGTCAATGCCATTATCGCCATTGGAATGACCTTTGTGATTTTAATTGCGGGGATCGATCTTTCCGTGGGGTCAGTACTGGCTTTAACGGGGGCGGTGGCAGCCACGTTAATTGGAATGGATATGTCTATCTATCTCGTGATTCCAAGCGTGTTGATTTTCGGCGGTGTCATCGGCTTACTTAATGGCTCGCTGGTGGCTTTCGGCAAAGTGCAAGCCTTTATGGCAACACTGATTACAATGTTGCTACTGCGTGGCGTAACGATGATTTATATGGGTGGTCGCCCAATTAGCACGGGGTTTTCTGATAATGCGGACGTTTTTGCGGAAATTGGCTCAGGCGTGTTGTTTGGCATTCCAGTTCCCGTTTGGTTAATGTTTATCCTTTTTGCTTTAGGCTGGTTTGTTTTAACGCAAACTCGTATTGGACGTTACATTTATGCCTTGGGTGGCAACGAATCCGCCACGGCACTTTCGGGCATTAACGTCAATAAAGTGAAGTTGTTTGTGTTTGCGGTTAGCGGTGTGTTGGCGGCGTTGGCGGGGTTAATTGTTACTTCACGCCTTGGTTCGGCTCAACCGACCGCTGGCACGGGCTATGAATTAGATGCGATTGCCGCCGTGGTAGTAGGCGGCACATCGTTGATGGGCGGAAAAGGTCGCATTATCGGCACGCTCATTGGGGCGTTGATTATCGGCTTTTTGAGCAATGCTTTAAATTTACTCGACATCGATTCCTATTACCAATTAGTCGCCAAAGCTTTGGTGATTTTGGCAGCGGTTGTTTTAGACAATTTTATTGGACGGAAAAAAGCGTAA